A part of Liolophura sinensis isolate JHLJ2023 chromosome 1, CUHK_Ljap_v2, whole genome shotgun sequence genomic DNA contains:
- the LOC135476848 gene encoding terminal nucleotidyltransferase 5C-like, which yields MATDEGSNRFQVLCYEQVVRLHEVMEDVVPIHGRGNFPTLEIKLKDLVKVVREKLKSEGVNVRDVRLNGGAASHVLGTDNTKIPPYNDLDLIFGVDLSNQNELQKIKNCVLGCLTDFLPKGVSKERMSSCSLKEAYVQKMVKICNEHGDRWSLISLSNNSGKNVELKFVDTMKRQFEFSVDSFQVILDSLMTFYEIAQTPMSEHFYPTVVAESVFGNFGEAWHHLNKRLIATRNPEEIRGGGLLKYCNLLVRGYTSAESVDIRGLERYMCSRFFIDFSDLGQQKQKLEAYLANHFTGEEDLKYEYLMTLYRVVDESTICLMGHERRQTLNLIHQLAYQVLMEQEQKAHNKYLQMQQFDQLNNLTIDQVYFGPCTPFSQYYGYMPTVYQYNGSSNCPLCPTYLQCS from the coding sequence ATGGCAACTGACGAGGGATCAAATCGTTTCCAAGTGCTGTGTTACGAACAAGTCGTCCGGCTGCACGAGGTTATGGAAGACGTCGTTCCAATCCACGGCAGAGGTAACTTTCCCACTCTTGAAATCAAACTTAAAGACTTGGTGAAAGTTGTAAGAGAAAAATTGAAATCTGAAGGGGTGAATGTAAGAGATGTGCGCCTCAACGGAGGGGCTGCAAGCCATGTTTTGGGCACTGACAATACGAAAATACCGCCTTACAATGACTTGGACTTGATTTTCGGCGTGGACCTGTCAAACCAAAACGAGCTGCAGAAAATCAAAAACTGTGTTCTGGGATGCTTGACTGACTTTCTTCCAAAGGGCGTGAGCAAAGAAAGAATGAGTAGTTGCAGTTTGAAGGAAGCATATGTtcagaaaatggtgaaaatttGCAATGAGCACGGCGACCGGTGGAGCTTGATTTCGCTCTCCAACAACAGCGGCAAGAACGTGGAGTTGAAATTCGTGGATACGATGAAGCGACAGTTTGAATTCAGTGTCGACTCGTTCCAGGTCATACTGGACAGCTTAATGACATTCTACGAGATCGCTCAGACCCCGATGAGCGAACATTTCTATCCAACTGTGGTGGCTGAGAGCGTGTTCGGGAATTTCGGCGAAGCATGGCACCACTTGAATAAAAGATTAATAGCTACGAGAAATCCAGAGGAGATCCGCGGGGGAGGCCTGCTGAAGTACTGCAATCTGCTGGTGCGGGGTTACACCTCGGCAGAGAGCGTTGATATACGGGGCTTGGAGAGGTACATGTGCTCCAGGTTTTTCATAGATTTCAGCGATCTTGGCCAGCAGAAGCAAAAACTGGAAGCTTATCTGGCCAACCATTTCACTGGAGAGGAAGACTTGAAGTACGAATACCTAATGACATTGTACAGAGTGGTTGATGAAAGTACCATATGTCTGATGGGACATGAGCGGAGACAAACGTTAAACCTCATTCACCAGCTGGCATACCAGGTTCTCATGGAACAGGAACAGAAGGCGCACAATAAGTATCTACAGATGCAACAGTTTGACCAGTTAAACAACCTGACCATAGACCAGGTTTATTTTGGCCCCTGCACCCCATTCAGCCAGTATTATGGGTATATGCCAACAgtgtatcagtacaatggttCAAGCAACTGCCCGTTGTGCCCCACTTACCTACAGTGCTCATAG